The sequence GGTCGAGGCCAGGGCGATGGAGGCGAATCCGTCCAGCAAGGCCTTGGTGAAAAGGATGGAGTGATCGCCGCGAATGCCTTCGTCGAAAGAACCGAGAATGGCCATGGCGCCGATGCAGTAAATCAGGGACGCGTTGACCATGCCGTCCACGAAACGGGTGTTTTTTGAACGCACGAGCCCTTTAAGCTTGCCGGCCAGACCCGCGAAGCGGTCTTCGAGCCGCAAGGCCTCGCCCACCACCCCGCCGATGAGGACGCTTAAAACCACAAGCAGCCCGTTCTTGCCTTGCAGCGCCATCTGCATGCCGATGACCAGAACGCAGAGCCCGAGGCCCTGGAAAACGACCTGGCGCATTTTTTCCGGCAACCGGCCATGCAACAGCAGCCCCAAAGCGCCTCCGGCCAAAATGGCCAGAGCATTTATCACCGAACCGAGGGGGAAGACCATGGCGCGTAACTCCATAACAAAATATTAAAAAAAGACCGCCCAGCCCCAAAAACGGAGCATGGGCGGCAAGAGCCTGACCACTAAAAATATCAGGATTTGCCCGATTCGTTCAGGGCAAATCGCTCCAGTTTCTTTTTGTAAGCCACCACCCCGCGGGTCAGCCCTTGAGCCATGGACGCAAGATACGCGTCCGTATTGAGCTTGGAGGCCTCCGCAGGGTTGGTCAGATAGCCAAGCTCAACCAGAATGGATGGCATGCGCGCCCCGGTCAGGACGTAGAAAAATGCGCCCTTGGAACCATGGCTGGCAAGGGAGTACTTGGGGCGCATGACCCGCAACGTCTCCGCCTCCACTATGGAGGCCATCTGCCTTGACTCGTTGATCTTGGAATTGAGCATCAGGTCCGAAAGAATAAACTGCATGTCGCTGATCTTCTTGGCAGACACTCCATTTTCGCGGGCCGCGACGCGCACGGCCTGCGCGTCGGTGGCCAGGTTCAGGTAGTAAACCTCAAGTCCTTTGACATTCTTGTCCTTGTGGGCGTTGCAGTGGACGGAAATGAAGAGGTCCGCGTTCTTGGCGTTGGCCATGGCGGTGCGCTCCTCCAGGGGGATGAACGTGTCGGCGGTGCGGGTGTAGTGCACCTCGAAGCCCTGGGCCTTGAGCATCTCCCCCAGAATCCTGGCCATGCGCAGATTGATGTTTTTTTCATGGAGGCTGTTGGCCACCGCGCCGGGATCCTTGCCGCCATGTCCGGCGTCGATCATGATGGTACGCACCTTGAGTCCAAGCTGCTCGACCAGCGATCCGGTATATTTTTTCTGCGTTGAGCTGACCTTTATCTCCGGCGTCGTATTCGCCGGGGCCTTGGTTCCCTTGGCCGCCGTCTGGACGGGAGTCTTGGTTTTCGCAGCCGTGCTCTTGGTCGCCGGAACCTGACCGGCCTGTTTTATCGTGGCGGCCTTTTTGGGGCTGGCGGGCTGCGCCTGCTTTGCCTGCAGTTCGGCCAGGGCCGCCTGTACATGATCCACTTCCGCATCCGTCGCGGCGGCAACGGATTGAGGCTTATGAGCCGCCTCTCCGGCCTTGCCGTAGATGTCGATAACCACGCGATACGGCTCCGGCAGGGTAAAAACCCTGTAGTGGTCCATCGCCATCAGATCGAAGGTGATCAGCGCTCCCCCGGCCGGATCGGGGGCGACCTGAATCTGGGAGAGGATTCCATCCCCGATGGTGCGCACGGGCATGACATCGGCCGCGATCCCGGCCTGCTGCAAGGTGATCTGCAGCTGCTTGTTTCCGTTCTTGGCCTTCTCCACAAGCGCGCGTTCATAGTGCGCATCCTGGGTGATATCCATGACTACCCGGGTGTAATCCGGGCTGGACCAATGGCGGATGCCAAGCAGGGTCAACCCGTCTTTCAGCTTTGCCGCCGGAACCGCGGCCTGCTTCGGGGCCGCCGCTGCTTTTGCCTCCGCAGGCTTTGCTTGCGCAGGCGCTGCCGTCTTGGCCGGCTCGCCACCCGGAATCTGAGCCAAGCGCTCGCGAGCCTCGGGAACCTTGTCGCCTTTGGGGTAGTCGTTGAGTACAGCCGTGAAAACCTTGGACGCCCTTACCGGATCCTTGAACTGCTCCAACCAGACCAGCCCCATGCGAAACAAGGCGTCATCGGCCCATCCATGCTTCGGATACACGGCCAGCATGCGGTCGTAAGCTTCAAGGGCTTTTAGCCGGTCGGTTCGGGAAAAAGAGCGCCGGGCCAGTTCCTCGTAGCATCTGCCGAGGAAAAACATGCTGCGGGGCGCGTACTCGCTCTTGGGATCGGCCCCCACGGCGCGCAGGAAGGGTTTCATGACCGCTTCCCATTCCGTCCGCAGCCCGGACCTTTTTTCATTGGCAAGCAACGAATTAAAGGCGCTGACCCCACGCGTATACTCGCTCTTGGCCGAAGCCAGAGCCGTGCAGGCAAACCCCAGCACCAAGGCCAAGGTAAGAACAATTCCAAGCGATTTTCTTAAAGACATCCTTATTCCACGGTCACGGATTTGGCCAGATTCCGGGGCTGGTCCACGTCCTTGCCCAGGTAGACGGCCATTTCATAGGCGAAAAGCTGCACGGCCGGCAGCACCAGAAAACTCTTCAGCGGCCCCCAAGCATCGGACAGAACCCAGGGATTCTCCACTGCGGGCGAGGCCCCCGGGTTGACCAGGGCGATGATGCGCCCACCCCTGGCCTGCACTTCTTGCAGATTCGAGGCGACCTTTTGCAGGAGTTCGTCGCCCAGCGCCATGGCAAAGGTCGGGAAATGCTGGTCGATGAGCGCGATGGGGCCGTGCTTCATTTCGCCGGCGGCGTAGCCTTCGGCGTGGATGTAGGAAATCTCTTTAAGTTTCAGCGCGCCCTCAAGGGCTAGGGGAAAGTTCTGGCCCCGTCCCAAAAAAAAGAAGCTGCGGGCGTCGGCGTATTCCTGGCTCAAGGTCTTGGCCTTCTCGCGGATGGTGGGCAGTTCCGCCTCCAGCTGATCGGGGAGAAGGGGCAGATCGTGCAGGCAGCGCTCCAGGATTTCGCCCTGCAACACGCCCTTGCGCACGCCCCAGGACAGGGTCATGAGCAGCAGCAGGACCATCTGGCTGCACATGGCCTTGGTCGAAGCCACGCTGATCTCGGGCCCGGCCTGGGTATACACGACCGCGTCGGACTCGCGCGCGATGGAAGACCCGACCACGTTGCACAGGCCAAGGATAGGCACGCCCGCCTCGCGGGCG is a genomic window of Desulfomicrobium baculatum DSM 4028 containing:
- a CDS encoding DUF554 domain-containing protein, producing MVFPLGSVINALAILAGGALGLLLHGRLPEKMRQVVFQGLGLCVLVIGMQMALQGKNGLLVVLSVLIGGVVGEALRLEDRFAGLAGKLKGLVRSKNTRFVDGMVNASLIYCIGAMAILGSFDEGIRGDHSILFTKALLDGFASIALASTYGAGVLFSALPVFLYQGLLTLFAGSFQAYFSDYLIAQLTATGGTLILGIGINLLGLTVIRLSSLLPSLVVIVILSIVFP
- a CDS encoding N-acetylmuramoyl-L-alanine amidase, encoding MSLRKSLGIVLTLALVLGFACTALASAKSEYTRGVSAFNSLLANEKRSGLRTEWEAVMKPFLRAVGADPKSEYAPRSMFFLGRCYEELARRSFSRTDRLKALEAYDRMLAVYPKHGWADDALFRMGLVWLEQFKDPVRASKVFTAVLNDYPKGDKVPEARERLAQIPGGEPAKTAAPAQAKPAEAKAAAAPKQAAVPAAKLKDGLTLLGIRHWSSPDYTRVVMDITQDAHYERALVEKAKNGNKQLQITLQQAGIAADVMPVRTIGDGILSQIQVAPDPAGGALITFDLMAMDHYRVFTLPEPYRVVIDIYGKAGEAAHKPQSVAAATDAEVDHVQAALAELQAKQAQPASPKKAATIKQAGQVPATKSTAAKTKTPVQTAAKGTKAPANTTPEIKVSSTQKKYTGSLVEQLGLKVRTIMIDAGHGGKDPGAVANSLHEKNINLRMARILGEMLKAQGFEVHYTRTADTFIPLEERTAMANAKNADLFISVHCNAHKDKNVKGLEVYYLNLATDAQAVRVAARENGVSAKKISDMQFILSDLMLNSKINESRQMASIVEAETLRVMRPKYSLASHGSKGAFFYVLTGARMPSILVELGYLTNPAEASKLNTDAYLASMAQGLTRGVVAYKKKLERFALNESGKS